A window from Bacteroidales bacterium encodes these proteins:
- a CDS encoding glycoside hydrolase family 13 protein, producing MKTISVKIAVLLVLGLMTFAASAQYELSHVEPPLWWTGMRNPELMLTIHGKNISDLTPRIQYKGISIKTVTRSENRNFLFLTLHIDTVAPAGTVNITFVNGKKTVITYPYELRGRKSQEGRSGYSSADVIYLLMPDRFANGDTTNDSVDNLHEKLNRKDLMGRHGGDIKGIIDHLDYLQNLGITALWTTPLLEDNQPEVSYHTYAITDYYKVDGRYGTNGDYVKLADECHKRGIKLIMDMVPNHCGSAHWWMKDKPMSDWFHEFPEFTRSNYTIATWNDPHASQFDKMINEKGWFDTSMPDLNQTNPFVLTYFKQFAIFWIEYAGLDGLRVDTYPYNDKYKIADWTQAIRYEYPWINIVGECWQHRPEEIAYWQTGSATFDGYDSQLPTVMDFPLQDAFMSWNLGSQRFYEVYVLDYVYANPKNILVFLDNHDTQRFSQQIGFDINKYKLSVAHLLTTRGIPQIYYGTEILMGGEKSKGDGDIRHDFPGGWPGDERNAFTEKGRTPQESEAFNFTRALLNYRKLNPVLSEGKMIHFLPRDNVYVYFRMYAGKTVMVALNFSNSEKKTEVSRFDECLKGSRKAKEIFTGKPVDLNQLSIPANEPLILEIQ from the coding sequence ATGAAAACAATCAGTGTTAAAATTGCCGTCCTTCTGGTACTTGGATTAATGACATTCGCTGCGTCAGCACAATATGAGTTAAGCCATGTTGAGCCCCCTTTGTGGTGGACCGGTATGAGGAATCCTGAGCTGATGCTTACCATACACGGCAAAAACATTTCTGATCTCACTCCCCGGATCCAATACAAGGGAATCAGCATTAAAACGGTAACCCGTTCAGAAAACCGGAACTTCCTGTTCCTGACCTTACATATTGACACAGTTGCACCGGCAGGAACAGTGAATATCACTTTTGTCAATGGTAAAAAAACAGTAATTACTTATCCTTATGAATTGAGAGGAAGAAAATCACAGGAAGGCCGTTCCGGTTATAGTTCCGCCGATGTTATTTATCTTCTTATGCCCGACAGGTTTGCCAATGGTGATACGACGAATGATTCGGTTGATAACCTTCATGAAAAACTGAACCGGAAAGATCTGATGGGCAGGCATGGCGGTGATATCAAGGGGATCATTGATCATCTTGATTACCTGCAGAACCTGGGCATAACGGCATTATGGACTACTCCCCTGCTAGAGGACAATCAGCCTGAAGTATCCTATCATACATATGCCATCACCGATTACTATAAAGTTGATGGCAGGTACGGCACTAACGGCGATTACGTTAAACTCGCCGATGAATGCCATAAGAGGGGAATCAAACTGATCATGGATATGGTTCCCAATCATTGTGGCAGCGCTCACTGGTGGATGAAGGATAAACCCATGAGTGACTGGTTCCATGAATTTCCTGAATTCACACGGTCAAATTACACGATTGCTACGTGGAATGATCCGCATGCTTCGCAATTTGATAAAATGATCAATGAAAAAGGGTGGTTTGATACAAGCATGCCCGATCTGAACCAGACTAATCCCTTCGTTCTCACGTATTTTAAGCAGTTTGCCATTTTCTGGATTGAGTATGCCGGTCTGGATGGATTGCGCGTAGATACGTATCCCTACAATGACAAATATAAAATTGCCGATTGGACCCAGGCGATAAGGTATGAATACCCCTGGATAAACATTGTGGGAGAGTGCTGGCAGCACAGGCCTGAAGAAATTGCTTACTGGCAAACGGGTTCAGCCACATTCGATGGCTACGATTCACAATTACCAACCGTTATGGATTTCCCTCTCCAGGATGCATTCATGTCCTGGAACCTTGGATCGCAGCGATTTTATGAAGTATATGTTTTGGATTACGTGTATGCCAATCCGAAAAACATTCTTGTTTTCCTGGATAATCATGACACCCAACGATTTTCACAACAGATAGGTTTTGATATAAACAAATACAAATTGTCGGTTGCCCATTTGCTAACCACGCGGGGAATTCCCCAGATATACTATGGCACTGAAATTTTGATGGGCGGAGAAAAGAGCAAGGGTGATGGTGATATCCGGCATGATTTTCCGGGCGGCTGGCCTGGCGATGAAAGAAACGCCTTTACTGAAAAAGGCCGGACACCCCAGGAGAGTGAAGCGTTCAACTTTACCAGGGCCCTTTTGAATTACCGGAAATTAAATCCTGTTTTATCGGAAGGTAAAATGATTCATTTTCTTCCCCGTGACAACGTCTATGTATATTTCCGCATGTATGCAGGGAAAACAGTAATGGTGGCGCTGAACTTTTCAAACAGTGAAAAGAAAACTGAGGTTTCCCGTTTCGATGAATGCCTGAAAGGCTCAAGGAAAGCAAAAGAGATCTTCACGGGTAAACCGGTTGATCTTAACCAGCTGAGTATTCCGGCCAATGAGCCCCTGATCCTTGAAATTCAATAA
- a CDS encoding RNA polymerase sigma-70 factor — protein MPEIDRFLWSRVKSGDKEAFGILFEKYYALLCLISKRYTCNMVTSKEIIQALFVNLWDRKKELDISGSVKHYLYQCARYNSIRYLQKERKSIRFDFMSENAELDAEFHDHIEYAELQEKIVRTIDALPEQCQKVFKMSRFEQLKQSEIADRLGISIKTVETHISKALRLLEEKLQEDLI, from the coding sequence ATGCCTGAGATAGATCGATTTTTATGGTCCCGGGTGAAATCGGGGGATAAAGAAGCATTCGGAATTCTTTTTGAAAAATATTATGCTTTGCTTTGCCTGATTTCCAAAAGATATACCTGCAATATGGTCACATCAAAGGAAATCATCCAGGCTCTTTTTGTGAATTTGTGGGACAGAAAGAAGGAACTCGACATTTCAGGATCAGTAAAACATTACCTGTATCAGTGTGCGCGGTATAACAGCATTCGGTATCTGCAAAAAGAAAGGAAATCTATCCGGTTTGACTTCATGTCTGAAAATGCCGAACTCGACGCGGAATTCCACGATCATATTGAATATGCGGAATTACAGGAGAAAATTGTAAGGACAATTGATGCACTGCCAGAGCAGTGTCAAAAGGTATTTAAAATGAGTCGTTTCGAGCAGCTCAAACAGAGTGAGATAGCCGACAGGTTGGGAATAAGCATAAAAACGGTAGAAACCCACATTTCGAAAGCCCTTAGGCTGTTAGAGGAAAAACTCCAGGAGGATCTTATTTAA
- a CDS encoding FecR domain-containing protein: MIFFKGRISVESLVQYLNGTVDESLITEIEKWIKTSRENYAFFNRLKDIWKNQEDLSSLLADNRLSDWKKVAIACKDEIPARHTSKNMFVSPWWRRIAAAILLLVFSMLGYFAGMVKQSNPARLATSGMHEITVPEGVKSKLKLSDGTILWINAGTTIRFPNSFIGTTRDVWLDGEAYFEVSKDKAHPFYVHTSDVDVKVYGTKFNLKAYNEEDVFEATLIEGLVSLETRNMLNKVKEEVFLEPNHKAVYLKKNPKTIATEIVKTISQPIKPRQILISNPIAVEPVIAWRDGRLELNDEKLENIAVKLERRYGVVIKMQDEDMKDLRYTGILNNISIEQALKAIQLTTDFDYEIHDNIVIIKDSGKNKRK; this comes from the coding sequence ATGATTTTTTTCAAAGGCCGGATTTCAGTTGAATCTCTTGTTCAGTACCTGAATGGCACAGTGGATGAATCACTGATAACTGAAATCGAAAAATGGATTAAAACCAGTCGTGAAAATTATGCCTTTTTCAACCGTCTGAAAGATATCTGGAAAAACCAGGAAGATCTTTCCTCATTGCTTGCCGACAACAGGTTGAGTGACTGGAAGAAAGTGGCAATTGCCTGTAAGGATGAAATACCTGCCCGGCATACTTCAAAAAATATGTTTGTTTCTCCATGGTGGCGGAGAATTGCAGCCGCCATACTGCTACTGGTGTTTTCCATGCTTGGTTATTTTGCCGGGATGGTGAAGCAATCAAACCCGGCCAGGCTGGCTACTTCAGGAATGCATGAAATTACCGTTCCTGAGGGAGTTAAATCGAAATTGAAATTATCTGACGGCACAATCTTATGGATCAATGCAGGCACCACAATCCGGTTCCCGAATTCTTTTATAGGAACTACACGGGATGTATGGCTGGATGGTGAAGCGTATTTTGAAGTCTCAAAGGATAAAGCACATCCTTTTTATGTGCATACAAGTGATGTGGATGTAAAAGTATATGGTACAAAGTTCAACCTTAAAGCTTACAATGAGGAGGATGTCTTTGAGGCCACCCTGATAGAAGGTCTTGTCAGCCTTGAAACCCGGAACATGCTGAATAAAGTTAAAGAAGAAGTATTTCTTGAACCTAATCACAAAGCTGTTTATCTGAAAAAGAACCCTAAAACGATAGCAACAGAGATCGTAAAAACGATTTCACAACCAATTAAACCAAGACAGATCCTCATCTCTAATCCGATAGCTGTAGAACCGGTTATTGCCTGGCGTGACGGCAGGCTCGAATTAAACGACGAAAAACTTGAGAATATCGCCGTCAAACTTGAAAGGCGTTATGGAGTGGTAATAAAGATGCAGGACGAAGATATGAAGGACTTGCGTTACACGGGGATTCTTAATAACATTTCAATTGAACAGGCATTGAAAGCCATCCAGTTGACGACCGATTTTGATTATGAGATCCATGATAACATAGTGATCATAAAAGACTCAGGAAAAAATAAAAGAAAATAA
- a CDS encoding TonB-dependent receptor, with the protein MKLTFFMVMVNILAATAAGYSQTAKVSLDLKNATLKEVLTEIEAQTDLSFIYKSDLVDAEQKVDIQTSDASIEQVLAYLFTERNIRCEILDQSLIVLLPNTNSAQQIKVTGVVTDGTTNEPLPGVNILIEGTSQGVITSVDGTFSIEVPAKTSVLLFSYIGYLSEKIEVAEQTVINVKLMPDVTNLQEVVVVGYGTTRKATATGAVTSTKGSEIQKSPSTNMTNNLIGRLPGVVSVTRSGEPGQDNSVLRVRGTNTIGNNDPLIVVDGISGRSMARLDPSDIESITVLKDASAAIYGAQAANGVILITTRRGQMGKPKITITVNGGFNRPTRIPEMADAATYAEMLNEIKYYDKPEDGRFQKYTQEDLDLFRNGKDPWGHPNTDWFGEVFKKNSNQNYENASISGGNENMKYFLSLGSRYLDGIYKHSATNNKQYDFRTNIDGKVSKHIDLGFDVSGRQENYNYPTRSAGDIFRMLQRGKPNMVGYWPSGEPGPDIEYGDNPVVTTTNATGYDKDKYYVLESNLRTNITLPWIKGLTITANAAFDKTIRFRKRFQTPWYLYTWNGNPDHILERGKRGLEAPQLTEEVRDQYTITWNAYATYETTFKDIHTLKAMVGTERQQGHGDYLYAFRKNFISAAIDQMFAGNIDKYLYNDGYADQNARLNYFGRVNYDLMQRYMLEFVWRYDGSNKFARGKQFGFFPAFSWGWRVSEESFWKNNISFINNFKLRGSWGQTGNDRIKEYMYLSTYILGSEFYDFNVNEQNKLLYEERVPNPDVMWEVATQTNIGFESLLFNKLSFEFDYFRNIRKNILWKSQASNLETSGFTPPDLNIGKVLNRGIDFIIGYRDRMGSFDYDISINGGYSKNEIQYWDEVPGRPAYQQSTGHPIPTDPNNYDSDLYYQAIGIYDTDAEAQADPAHFPNAMGGDIKFKDVNKDGVIDKLDMVRSDHNNMPRFIGGASINLRYKQFDASILIQGAAGAQLYISPESGEIGNYLKEFAVNRWTPENTGATYPRAWNRDEEYWRNRSNTFFLRKTDYIRLKNIEIAYNIPVKINQKLGIDGLRIYVNGMNLMTLDKLKVYDPELDNSAGTAYPLQKIVNAGVTLTF; encoded by the coding sequence ATGAAGCTAACCTTCTTTATGGTGATGGTAAATATCCTTGCAGCCACGGCAGCCGGATATTCACAAACAGCCAAAGTAAGTCTTGATCTTAAAAATGCCACCCTGAAAGAAGTATTGACTGAAATTGAAGCCCAAACCGACCTTTCATTTATTTACAAATCCGATTTGGTAGATGCCGAGCAGAAAGTTGATATTCAGACCTCGGACGCCTCAATTGAGCAGGTACTGGCATATCTGTTCACCGAACGAAACATAAGGTGTGAGATTCTTGATCAAAGCCTTATTGTTTTGTTGCCCAACACAAATTCCGCGCAGCAGATCAAAGTGACGGGTGTCGTAACCGACGGTACCACAAATGAGCCTTTGCCCGGTGTGAACATTTTAATTGAAGGGACCAGCCAGGGCGTGATAACCAGCGTGGATGGCACTTTCTCCATTGAAGTTCCGGCAAAGACCTCGGTACTTCTTTTCTCTTACATCGGATATCTCTCCGAAAAAATTGAAGTGGCTGAACAAACGGTCATTAATGTAAAACTGATGCCTGATGTAACCAATTTGCAGGAAGTTGTAGTGGTGGGTTACGGAACAACAAGGAAAGCCACTGCCACCGGAGCCGTTACATCAACTAAAGGGTCTGAGATTCAGAAATCACCTTCAACGAACATGACCAATAACCTGATTGGCCGTTTGCCTGGTGTAGTTTCAGTTACCCGAAGCGGTGAACCCGGTCAGGACAATTCAGTCCTGCGTGTCCGGGGTACTAATACAATCGGCAATAATGATCCTTTGATTGTTGTTGACGGAATTTCAGGCCGCAGTATGGCACGTCTTGATCCGAGTGATATTGAATCAATAACCGTTCTTAAAGATGCTTCTGCCGCAATTTACGGGGCTCAGGCAGCGAACGGTGTTATATTGATTACTACAAGGCGGGGTCAAATGGGAAAGCCTAAAATCACAATAACTGTAAATGGTGGATTCAACCGGCCAACCCGTATTCCTGAAATGGCTGATGCTGCTACCTATGCTGAAATGCTTAATGAAATCAAGTATTATGACAAACCTGAAGATGGCAGGTTTCAAAAATATACTCAGGAAGACTTAGACTTATTCAGAAATGGAAAGGATCCCTGGGGACATCCGAATACCGACTGGTTTGGTGAAGTATTTAAAAAGAATTCAAATCAGAATTATGAGAATGCTTCCATATCCGGTGGAAATGAAAACATGAAATACTTCCTGTCGTTGGGTTCCAGGTACCTTGATGGTATTTATAAACACAGTGCCACCAATAACAAACAATATGATTTCCGCACAAACATCGACGGAAAAGTTTCAAAGCATATTGATCTTGGATTTGACGTTTCAGGCAGACAGGAAAATTATAATTATCCCACCCGGTCAGCGGGTGATATTTTCAGAATGCTGCAAAGAGGCAAACCCAATATGGTTGGTTATTGGCCCAGCGGAGAACCGGGACCTGATATTGAATATGGTGATAATCCGGTTGTTACAACTACAAATGCTACTGGGTATGACAAAGATAAATACTATGTTCTTGAAAGCAATCTCAGGACTAATATCACTTTGCCATGGATAAAGGGTTTGACCATCACAGCCAATGCTGCCTTTGACAAAACCATTCGATTCCGGAAACGTTTCCAGACTCCATGGTATTTGTATACCTGGAATGGCAATCCCGATCATATTCTTGAACGAGGTAAGAGAGGTCTGGAAGCTCCTCAATTAACAGAAGAGGTTCGTGATCAATATACGATTACATGGAATGCCTATGCTACCTATGAAACAACCTTTAAGGATATACATACCCTTAAAGCTATGGTTGGGACAGAACGCCAGCAAGGACATGGCGATTATTTGTATGCATTCAGGAAGAATTTTATCTCGGCTGCAATAGATCAAATGTTCGCAGGAAATATTGATAAATATCTTTACAATGATGGTTATGCTGATCAGAATGCCCGTTTAAACTATTTCGGACGTGTGAATTATGATCTGATGCAGAGGTATATGCTTGAATTTGTCTGGAGATATGACGGATCCAATAAATTTGCCAGGGGTAAGCAATTTGGATTTTTCCCTGCATTTTCTTGGGGATGGCGTGTTTCAGAGGAAAGTTTTTGGAAAAACAACATCAGCTTCATCAATAACTTCAAATTACGTGGATCATGGGGTCAAACCGGAAATGACAGAATTAAGGAATACATGTATTTGTCTACTTATATATTAGGTTCCGAGTTTTATGATTTCAATGTAAACGAGCAAAATAAGTTATTATATGAAGAACGTGTTCCGAACCCTGATGTTATGTGGGAAGTGGCCACACAAACCAATATCGGATTTGAATCCCTCTTATTCAATAAACTGAGTTTTGAATTCGATTATTTCAGAAATATCCGGAAAAACATTCTTTGGAAAAGTCAAGCTTCAAACCTGGAAACATCAGGATTTACTCCCCCTGATTTGAATATTGGTAAAGTTTTAAACAGAGGAATTGACTTTATTATTGGATACAGAGATCGTATGGGTAGTTTTGATTATGACATCTCCATTAACGGAGGTTATTCTAAAAATGAAATTCAGTATTGGGATGAAGTCCCAGGAAGACCTGCATACCAGCAATCTACCGGACATCCTATACCTACTGATCCCAATAATTACGACAGTGATCTCTACTACCAGGCAATAGGAATATATGACACAGATGCTGAAGCACAAGCAGATCCGGCTCATTTTCCCAATGCTATGGGTGGCGATATTAAATTCAAGGATGTAAACAAAGACGGTGTGATTGATAAATTGGATATGGTGCGAAGCGATCACAATAATATGCCAAGGTTTATTGGCGGGGCCAGTATTAATTTGAGATACAAGCAGTTTGACGCATCAATTCTCATCCAGGGAGCAGCCGGGGCACAGCTTTATATATCTCCCGAATCAGGTGAAATCGGAAACTACCTGAAGGAATTTGCCGTTAACAGGTGGACTCCTGAAAATACTGGTGCAACCTATCCGCGTGCATGGAATCGTGATGAGGAATACTGGAGAAACCGTTCAAATACATTCTTCCTCAGAAAAACTGATTATATCCGGTTAAAGAATATCGAAATTGCCTATAACATTCCGGTCAAAATCAATCAAAAACTTGGTATTGACGGGCTAAGGATCTATGTAAACGGTATGAATCTCATGACTCTCGATAAACTGAAAGTTTATGATCCCGAGCTTGATAACAGTGCCGGAACGGCTTATCCACTGCAGAAAATCGTTAATGCAGGCGTAACTTTAACCTTCTAA
- a CDS encoding RagB/SusD family nutrient uptake outer membrane protein translates to MRKILYIGMLFTAIALTYTCENPQDFLDKKPLGAYSEVDVWQDLNLIEPFVNGIYKNAIGRPFAIERLSDFVDESHFTPDWGVTNFNKSLMTQDNLEGWSVDWATPQTYQTLRWGPIWKNVRASNLFFMKINEAVVIDEKDQELKDRMIGEVYFLRGLIYHKLVCLFGGVPIITKVYTLKDDKQVARNTYAECIDFIVGQLDSAAMYLPEEYSGSDLGRVTKGAALALKSRVLLYAASDLHHNMATYAPGYAHPELLGYTTGDQTARWQAARDAAQDVMDMGIYDLFKKDPASSDSIAQNFVDYFTTKGFTEEDILLQFFSTKSTNEGWANYNPALYCGPNGYHNWGNNCPLGDLVDDYEMRDGSKFDWSIPAEKAHPYNNRDQRFYATILYEGVQWRTRPSDALAMDPFSKIQVGAVWDLAGTNRLKAGLDTRQGPIEDWNGGYTGYYVRKFVDPTLDPQYVAQEVPFRHIRYAEILLNYAEACIELEDYTPAIDAINQIRHRAGQPDLDAGLTGEALMEKYRNERRIELAYEDHRFWDVRRWLIGPQAYHQTHAVSVKYFTETTNDDSDWTRFFIPPENYQGTRKPDSYRQVDGKTWGTPVYESITSPAGDQRTWDDKCYFFPIMRDEMGRNSLLIQNPGY, encoded by the coding sequence ATGAGAAAGATATTATATATTGGAATGTTATTTACAGCAATAGCATTAACCTATACATGCGAAAATCCGCAGGATTTCCTGGACAAAAAGCCCTTGGGAGCTTATTCTGAAGTTGATGTTTGGCAAGATCTTAACCTGATTGAGCCTTTTGTTAATGGCATTTATAAGAATGCTATCGGACGGCCTTTTGCCATTGAGCGACTTTCTGATTTTGTTGATGAATCCCATTTTACTCCGGACTGGGGTGTGACCAACTTCAATAAATCACTCATGACACAAGACAACCTGGAAGGATGGTCAGTAGATTGGGCAACCCCTCAGACCTATCAAACGCTTCGCTGGGGTCCTATCTGGAAAAATGTAAGAGCATCCAATCTTTTCTTTATGAAAATAAATGAAGCTGTTGTTATAGATGAAAAAGACCAGGAATTAAAGGATCGAATGATAGGTGAAGTTTACTTTCTTAGGGGGCTGATTTATCATAAACTGGTTTGTCTTTTCGGTGGTGTACCAATCATCACAAAGGTTTATACACTTAAAGATGACAAACAGGTAGCAAGAAATACCTATGCAGAATGTATTGATTTCATTGTAGGACAGCTTGATTCAGCGGCCATGTATCTTCCTGAAGAATATTCCGGTTCTGATCTTGGACGGGTAACCAAAGGAGCTGCATTGGCTTTGAAATCGAGAGTACTATTATACGCTGCCAGTGATTTACATCATAACATGGCCACCTATGCACCGGGTTATGCACATCCCGAATTACTGGGATATACAACCGGTGATCAGACTGCCCGCTGGCAGGCTGCCCGGGATGCGGCCCAGGATGTAATGGATATGGGTATTTATGATCTGTTTAAAAAGGATCCTGCTTCCTCCGATTCTATTGCACAAAATTTCGTCGATTATTTTACTACCAAAGGATTCACTGAAGAGGATATCTTGTTGCAGTTCTTTTCAACCAAGTCAACAAATGAAGGCTGGGCAAATTATAATCCTGCATTATATTGTGGTCCTAATGGTTATCATAACTGGGGAAACAACTGTCCTTTAGGAGACCTGGTTGATGATTACGAAATGAGGGACGGGTCGAAGTTTGACTGGAGTATTCCGGCTGAGAAGGCACATCCTTATAACAATCGTGATCAAAGGTTCTATGCAACCATATTATATGAGGGTGTTCAGTGGAGAACCCGTCCATCAGACGCTTTGGCTATGGACCCATTCAGTAAAATCCAGGTCGGCGCTGTTTGGGATCTTGCTGGTACCAACAGGCTAAAAGCCGGTTTGGACACCCGCCAGGGACCTATTGAAGACTGGAACGGAGGATATACAGGATATTACGTACGAAAATTTGTTGATCCTACTCTTGATCCGCAGTATGTTGCACAAGAGGTACCTTTCCGCCATATCCGCTATGCAGAAATTCTGTTAAATTATGCTGAAGCCTGCATAGAATTGGAAGACTATACCCCTGCAATAGACGCTATCAACCAGATTCGTCATCGTGCCGGCCAGCCCGATCTTGATGCCGGATTGACAGGTGAGGCACTGATGGAAAAGTATAGGAATGAGCGGAGAATAGAGCTTGCTTATGAAGATCACCGCTTCTGGGATGTAAGAAGATGGTTAATCGGACCCCAGGCCTATCACCAGACTCATGCTGTATCCGTTAAATATTTTACCGAAACAACCAATGATGACAGTGATTGGACCAGATTTTTTATACCTCCCGAAAATTATCAGGGTACCAGAAAGCCTGATTCATACAGACAAGTTGACGGTAAAACATGGGGTACTCCTGTTTATGAAAGTATCACAAGCCCTGCTGGCGACCAGCGTACATGGGACGATAAATGCTATTTCTTCCCGATCATGAGGGATGAAATGGGCAGAAACTCGCTATTGATTCAGAATCCGGGCTATTAA